CTCActgctcatcatccactcACTACTGTAAACACATATCGGAAACGACTGGGTTAAGTGGATGTGCATGACTTTCGTTGTATACATTTACGTCGACAACTGACGATACTCACAAACGCCACAGATCTTACACACTTAACCATGATGCCTACTAGCATTCACTACTCACCAATCCCTTTCCTAACCCCATCATTGCATGCCAAACCTTTGGCATCCACAATAAACCAGCTTTCATATATCCTTATGACTATCCAGACATCTCGACCGGCTTTGATCAAAGTCGTCACTTTTTTGTTATCAGAATGCCGGAAATCAATGTGCACGGAAACGCCTTCATCCCTCGTACGTCGAGCCTTTACAAATACATCCTAACAAGCGACCCTTAGCAGAAGCATGCGCCTACTCTGTCCTCTCTCATGTCCCATACTTTGAAAGGGAAACGTAAACGCTCCATCACTCACTTTGACGGTATCCCTCTGTCAGTACTCCCACCTCCTgctccatcatcaccaccaatcccagaaagaagaattaTCACGCTCAGACGGGTCATGGGACTGTATAAGACGATGTCTGGCATATCTATCAGTGGAGAAAGTCAGGATTCCAATTCAGCGGAGGATATGGATAGCGATGCGTATCAGTTTGCATGTCATTATGCGAGCGAAGTGAGTTTTGCCACGCATAAATAGTATTTCAAATCACTTAACCTTTACGATAGTCCTCTTCGATCGAAAATGACTCTGAGGATGACCATGAAAGTTCGGTAGAAGAGAGTGACAGtgacgacgaggatgatgttgTCCTCATGTTCAATCGACCATACTAACCTACTCCTCAAGTTTCTACAGCATCAGGTTAATAACCTATCTTGTACATTTGACAACTCTATCATCTTATGCACAAATCAACCATACAAGTGCAAATACATGATATCGAGACGCTACACTGCTATAAAAGTTACCTCTAAAATCAACAAGAACGAATCAATTAAAGAAGAACGTGACGTGTCGAAAAGGGCAAACGTGAAGAATAATGTACAAGCGCTCGCTATGAAAGCGCTCCGTGCAAGCTACTTTCTAGTGAatcagagaagaagctctaTATGCAAGGATCATACCGCATTAAACGCATGATTAGACTTTTGTTCTGttgctcatcctctcctcatctaCACTGTACTTTCTCCCCCCGCCAGCACCTGCTGAGACAGGACTTGGTAAACCCACTCCACTCCCGCTAgccccttcctccatgCCCTCGAAGCCCGCGCCATCAAAGCCCCAGCCCGCCTTTTGTTGCTGGGCACGCTGTTGTTTTCCATAACCTCCCTGACGCTGatgagcagcagcagcggaatgggaagaaacATCGTTTCGATCTTCATCGCCACTTGgcgcagcagcagcattgTTACCCAATGGCCAAATGAACTCTAGACtattcccttcttctctcccgTCAGAGGCGGTATTGCCGAGTCCGGCAAGAGGCACCGACCCTGAACCTGCCCCGAATGTGCCCGCATTTCCACTCCCCGACCGACCAGCTCCTACCCCTCCAAAGATCTCGTCTAATAAATTCTTCTCGTCCAAAGGGACGCCGAGCTCTGCCAGCTGTTGTCGCTGTTTCTCCAAAAGTATGCGTTGCTGACGCTGGTGATTCTGCTGAAGTTGGAACTCGGCATAACGAGCGAGGAGATTTTGGTCCCACTGAATAGGCTGTGAGCCAGGCATTTGCGCTGGAACGCCGGCCATTGGAGGTTCAGCGGCATGAGATCCTGGGCCGCGAGCAGCATAATATGGTGGAGGCTGAGGAGCGCCAGCAAATGGTTGACGCGATAGATATGGCGCTTGCACCCCGAAAAGAGAACCAGGGTAACCAAGATAACCAGGGTGACCATTCGGACTGTGAGGATAGGAAGGGTGAATGGCCAGCTGTGGGACACCTAGAGATGATTGCATCGGAGCAGCAAGAGGGTTAGTCATTGAGTATGGAATGGTGTCTGATGAGTGGCGATGGATTGGGGGAGCCGTAAGCGGTGTTTGGGAGGATGAACCGGCAGAAGCGAGAAATTCAGCGTGAGGAGATCGATGGCCAGGAGCATTGCGTTCGGGTGTTGGTTGAGAGGCGTACATGCTGAGAGCGTATTGTAATCCATCGAGAGATTGCCTTGCTGCCTAAGTGGAGAGTCAGAACTTTGAAATTTGTACATCAGAGTACACGTACGTGAGGCATATCATCAGTCAactcgtcctcttctctctgccCACTCATATGCTTCCTGTTCTGTTCATGTGCAACATTTGACCGTCGTCTGGGtttcacttcttcttcactaTCAGACTCGCCTCCACTAATGATCTCATCGATGaaactcctcttctcgcttAATTCAGTTTTGCGCCGCTGTCTTCTATCctgtctttttcttttcctgtCCTCGCTCGGTCGTACTGTTCGATGCTTGAacacttctttccctttaAGACTCCTAGTAGGAGGAGGATTGCCGTTGATCGCAGCTGCTGTCTTGCTTTTGGATGTAGAACCTTTCCTTGAAGaatcgtcatcgtcatcatcatcatcatcctctcctgccAGCGCCATTGCTGCAAACTCTGCCGCTCGTCTCCTCTCAATCATCCCTTCATACTATTCTCTCATCAGCCTATATTTCTCACACAatcgaaaaaaaaagttaaCTGGTAGCTTACATCGAGATACCTGCCTATCTCACTGTCCAGCTCCTTGCTTGAAAATTCGAATGCCTTGCCGGCCGCAGAAAAGATTATGATCGACACATCTGCGGCGCAAAGTACCGACAATTCCCaggccttcttcatcaaacctGCTTTTCTCTGTTTCGCGATCAGTGTGTGCACAGGAATATTACAGATGACAATAATCCATGAATGGGTGGTGGACCAACCTTCAGAAAAGTAACATTTCTGTTACGCTCGTCCTGTCAGATAACCTGTTAGCTGTTTTGTTTTCTCAGACACATGTTCTGCTCTCCGGAAGAAAACGTACAGTGAGAGGGCGAATTTCaatcttttttcttcccatatCCTATCTTCGTATCCTTGTGTCTTAATTGAGGTATTTGATGTAAGTTGCAAgtaggaaaaaaaggatgaaagaaTAGGGTCTCTTCGTCGGTCTTGTGTCCGTCTTACACCGAAGTCGTGTACTGTGTTGCCGAAAGAGAGATATCTGTATAGCGGCTTGGGACGAGGTATGAgttgttcttccttgactgTGTATCTGACAGGAAGTCGTGTATCTGTACGGTGAATAACGAGGGTGGatgggaaaaaagaggtCAATAATACGGGATTAACGCTGCGCACAGCAACCAGAATCGACTGTGAGAGGCGGTGGGGCCCGGCTCAAAATAGCCACCGACTCCTTTTTTAATCGGTCACGTCCGAAATGATATCCCTTATTAGATTCCAATTACCATTTACTAATGCTTCTAGTCGCACCGATTACAAGCTGGGTCGTTAGACGGTTACTAAATATTActatccttttctttttttgcaaATAACGAAGAACGAAATGGGTCACGCTCCGGGTCTCACCACCATTCGCctgcttttctttcccttcgtttgttcttcctcaagcATAGCCATTTGAGACACGTTGGACTGTCAGTGGGTTTGAATGCATATCCCCCTAGACGTAGGCGTTCAACACCTTCCAAGTCAACCTATGTTTTCACAGTGGCTCTTATACTCAGGAGGGCAAGAGGTCCAAACTTAAATTCGCAGATAGAATACTCTCGTCAACTGTTCAACTAGAGTACGACGCGACATTAAGACTTTACTGCTGAACCTTGGACAATATTAAGTACATGCTGCGGAAAGATAGTAGTCACGTATATGCAATGAGCTAATTAGATCTTCTAAAAGTTAGAACTGAGCGTGGTAAGCGTTGAAGGGAGGCTCTTCCAAGCCACGACCATTGATCTTAACAGGCTCAGAGGGTACGACAATAGCAGCAACCCCTGACACATAGACCATCAGCACTTTACACCCTTTTTTTCATTCATCACTTGCATAGGTGCACGGGAAGACTCACTAGCCCACTCGGTGGTGTTGTTGTTCCAACCATGGATGTTGGCGATCTGTACAATAGTATCGCCTGCTCGAACGGTCTTCGAAGAACCGTCGTGAAGGATCATTTCAAGTTCACCATGGATGACAATGACATAATCTGGATGCGAGAGTATGAGCTCGTAATATCCAATAGTAATCAGATCATACTCACCGATAGTTTGAGTGAAATGAAGATCAACTTTGAAACCGGGAGGAAAGTCTGTACATATATTAGCTCAAGTGCCGACTACTATAGATGACATGGCGTTGACTCACCGAGCCATCGCAAGGAAATAGCGTCGTCATTGGAGAGCCTCGCGGGCTTGATACTGGCCCACTCAATAGCTTTGTCCGGCTTGCCCACGAGTTCTGGCTGGAGGAAACCAACCGCCGCCTGGAAAGGGGAATCGGCTGGATAATGGATTTCTTCGTCAATAATGTGAGGCTCGCCGTTGATACCATGAGCTGCAATAATCCTtcggggaggaggaagagtggtCATGCTTGATGGTGAACTTCTAATTGGGAATGTTTAGAGAGGCCGTAGAGATTGTGGTGGGGAATAATAGACGATGTAAGATGTTCATCGCTGGATATTTATATGGTTCGGTCATGGATAACACTCTATTTTGTGCGGCCTTCAAATCGGCGTTAATTTATCTCTTAATGaatgaaagatgatgatgctcCCTGTTGTGCCAGATTCAGCGTATCAGGGATGGTGGAGGTAATGTGGAGATCGTAAGAGCTATAGTTGAAGAGCTTCTGAAACATGCcggagaagagacggaCCGCGAGACGGTGACCGGCCGAGCTTTTATCCCCGAGGTCAGTCATGGATAATGACTTGTAAGTGGAGGCTCGCAGATGGTGGAGGCTCTGGAACGTAACGTAAGCACTTTGATCTCGCTCTCACATCAGCGAATAAGATGAAAAATAGACTCCCAGTGAACGAATATCATAGTTCCGTCGTTCCGTCAACATGGACCAATTATTTTTACTTCAGTGCTCAAATCTGGTGTGGCACGTCACCCACATGCCCTCAACAATGGTGTATAGAGTTGAGGAACCCCACAGGGCAGTTCAGACAGCACGTTATAAGAAATATCTGCGAATTTGCTTCcgatgaaagagaaaaattAGATTCTATGATTCTGGCAAAGATCGATGTCTGGTGCAGATAGCGCAAGTAGACTTGCTGTTATTGATAAGCCAACAACAGGTACCTTGATGTTGATAATAACGATAATGAGCGTCATATTAGCGACGCAATCTGAAAAATCAAGGAGAGTGGTCCATGCAGAGTCGACCCCGATGCTATATGTCCGATGCAATAAATGATGTCTTCAACCCTTTTCACCAAATATCTCGGACGAAGATCCCTATGCTTTCTTCGCAAGTTCATAATTCTCAAATCCTTGAGATTTTTGGATAACATCCTCCGGGGCGTCTGGAACGGCATGACCCATGTCATTCCTTCGAGCACTGTGATGAAGCGCTGAGGTGAGTAGATAGCACGACGCAAAATCAGGAATAGGGCGCACCGAAAGAAGGTGTAGTTCAACACCACATCGTCCAAGTTGTCTAACTGAGGCTCATCGACGATATCACGGTCGATGAAAAAAAACACTGGCAAatccacttcttctcccgCTCGGATCCTTTGCTCTTCGAAGCAGAAACATTCGACCTTGGCGAAGTAAGGGGCGATCTGATACCGAGTCAGTTCTACGACCCAATCACTTATCCGGACGACCAATTCACCTTGTCAGGGGTGATGTTATAGGTAGCAATACCAATCAAATCCTTGTCACCATAGTTCTTCGCTGTGTAGAACGCCAATGCCGTTTCACCAGGCAACACCCTCACACTCTTGGTCACAGGTTCAAATTTCCACGGCAAAGATTCTGCGCTAGATGATTGAAAGTGTACCGTTATACGTTTACGACCTTCTGTTTCGGGGGTGACATAGAGACGGTCGGGGGTAAATCGTGAGGTGTCGGTCATGGGAGTGCCAGCGAAACCAGTGGCGGAGCAGAAAGCTCGGTAGAGGGGGACGGCAGCGTAGGTGATACCGAGAGCAAGGAACAGCTGCACAATACGCACAATCAGTTTATGCGCGACTATGTGTAAAAGTAGTGCTAGACTTTTAACTCACACTACCAGCAGAATATAACATGATACTTCTGTTCTTTTTTGCTCTCTCCTGGTACATTCTTTGCCGAGCAGCCTCAACCGCGCGAcgagcttcttcagcaGTTATTCGAGGCTGAGCGCGGCTCCCAACTGATGAAGCGGCATTTTTGGGGGAAGGAAATGTAGAATATTTTCTGACGGGTAGCAAAAAGTTGGATCGAGGGCGGATGACGCGAGGAGTGCAAGTTGGGCAAGACTGATAGAAACGTCAATCATATGATCTAGGAGGCGATGGCTTAACTTACGAATGCACTTAGCGCCGCTCGGCTAGAGAATTTAGCTAATGAAGCCATGTGATTGCGCTCTACCTGCTACTGAGTTTTTAAGGAGATTGTCggctgaagatgatatgTATCGATAGTTTGAATGAACGGAAATGCACTTGGACAGGAAAGATGGACAACTTTTGGATGACCGTGAGCCGACGCGGACAATTCCGAACATGTTGCACGCACGACGACGCGATAATCCATTCTTCGGAATTGTACAATGCAGCCGAATTCTTAGCGTGCATATCCGAAGACGATGCTTTGATGGTCTGGTCAGTGCAAAAAAGCGTTCGCCTTTAATGACTGTATAGCATAATAGTGGTCACAGCTTTCGTGTATACAAGCGTGGTAATGTTCGATATCCGACGGGAATTGCTACTACTTATCTTCTAAAAAATTACTAGCACATGATTGAAATAGACTACTATGTTTATTATCTAAAGCTTGTTATATACAAATGCATAGCCGCGACCATTTATAAGCTTCTagtccttctctccaactCTAACCAACCactcatctctttcccgcTCATCCATCTGCCTAAACCTTCCTCCCTGTCCATCGATGTGCTTCTCATCCGGTGACAATGAGGAAATACCAATTTCGATTTCAGACGCCTTGAAGTCCGTTGCGCAGATTGACGAGAGACATTCGATAGCCATCTAGTAACAAGAATGGATTAGTAAAGGAAGATAAGGGACGCTTGATGGTATGTCCACTAACTTCAATCACACCTGCTCGATCcaaatccttcttctcagcttcCAAAGTCTTCCATCGTTTCTCGAGCTACGCCACATTAGAAAATTAGAGGGAAGATTGGCAGACAACATACATAGTTGGCGGCTTCAGTTTGCTTCTGTCCTGACGAAGTGGCCTTGTAGCCAGTAAAATATCCCGCAGGATCAAGTTTAAATAGTTGAGGCCCTCTTTCGTCATCAGGGCCAATTAAGATCATAGCTTCATGGACTAGTCAGCCAATATTCCCAACAAATGGGCTCGCTAGACGTACAAATACCGAGGGGTCGCATGCCGGCTCGTTGGGTGTAAACTTGGTTGATGTTAGCCATACGCTTTGCGACTTTGTGTTCATATTAGCAACTGAAACATCCCTGATGTGCACCGTCTGGCTTACGAGATTCGGGAGTAATCTCATAGCCGTATTTATACCTAAACTGAGCAGCCTCCGATCGTGTTCGCTGCACTTGCGCCCGCGCGTCGGCTATCTCATAGTATCAGTTACTCTCCCGCCAGCCTTCCCTTTTGCTAATTTTCAACATACCGATCAAGCCGGTCATGACGCATCCAATAGTGGGGGTGATTTGAAACAGATGGGTGATAGTCTCAGGGTCGAGGAGCTTGTCCTGTATTCATCATCACGATCAGTGGGTGCTCATTTTCTTCAGGAATTTTTCCACGTACAGGAACTTTTCGTTGGGTAATGACGACAGATGTGTCCTTGCCTCTTATGGCCACAGCAGTGATACCGGCTGAAGAAATGGCCTTGAAAGCATACTCTGTGGGACTGTAAGCTACATGTGGATCCAGTGGACAGTAGGAAACACTTACCAACTTGATAGAGCTATAGTGTAGCAATTAATTCGCTTGTCAGCCTTCAAAATATATATAAGACGCTCAGCAAACAGTGATTTGTAACGTACCCTTCCTtcaggagagaagatagTAAGATATCTAAATCATCGACGTCAATGCAGCTCTCGGAAGCAGTACAGGGCTACACTCACCGATCATAAGACGAACGAGACATGTTGCACGGCTACTCCTTCAGTCTGTGATAGACCTTGAGACCGCTATATAGGTTCTGGAGAGGACTGTCTAAGAATAAGAGCTCGAATGACACACTATGTGCTTGACGTTGAGAGGTCATCGACGACGCGCGAGCTCCTTCGGTTGCGGTGATCGCCGATTTCAATTCTCTTTTAACGCCTTTTTCTGACTTTTCTCCCAGCCAGTCACACATTATGTAATCAAGCACTTCGGTCCGCGCCCTCGACGTCGTCGCCCGACCGCAACGAGTATCAACCGCAGCAGTCACAACGTGGACTGTGAACACTCGTTGCTTATAATCCTGCTGCAAGCCTCATAACATCAACTTTTTTTAGCCTCATAGTCACCAAGTAGTCCAATCATGTCTTGGTAAGTCTGTCCGATCTCTAGTTGTAGTCACCCGACGCTAATGGCCTGGCAGGGGAGGGTACGTCCATGCAATCTCGCACTCACAACGGCGTATCGGCCTCGCACGTACTGATGCCAAGAATCATATTACAGATTCAAGAAAGCCGCCACTAGGGCGGGGACGTCAATTATGCAAAAGACGGGTCAGATTGAACGAACTGTAGATCGAGAGTttgctgaggaagaagggcgatACAAGACGTGCGTCTGGGTACTGGCTTCTTGGCACGGAAGGAAGTGCATGGATGGCTGACAAGCAAAGGtaggatggagaaggaaaccGTGAACcttcaaaaagaagcaaagacTTATCTTGACTCCATGCGATGTAAGTGCGCTTGCTCAATCAATAAACTGTTGCGCTGATGATAGGAAACAGCCATGGCTGCGTCTCAGTCCAGAATCGCTGAGACTGTTGCTCTATTCTACTCCGCCGATCGAACAAGCGACGTAAGCTATGTTGGAGTTCAGTTTACGGATATTCATTGACATTTCATTCGCAGGGTGCTATGGCTGGTCATGCGTACAAATCTGCTGTCGATGAACTTGATGCTGGTGTTGGTCGGGAGCTCGTGAGTGTATCCTACCGCAATATTCCAAGCAACATCTCATGGATCTGAACAGGACGCTCCATTCCGAGCGACGGTTCTTGATCCCATCGGTAAACTCAACAGCTATTACACCAATATCAACGCTGCTATCACAAAGCGATCTCACAAGGTACTTCTTGGCTGCCTGGGCTGCTTATGACCGTAGCTGACGTGATACGTAGATGAGCGACTATGACGCTGCAAGGGCCAAGGTTAGGAAGCTCGTAGAAAAGCCATCAGATGACTCTACCAAGCTCCCTCGAGCCCAGTCCGAGCACGATGAGGCCCGCGATATCTTCAATATCCTTAATGACCAGCTCATTGCCGAATTGCCCGTCTTGGTCGACCTTCGTATCCGTATGTCTTGTTTCTTGGCTATCAGACGAATTAACGCTGACCTCGGTTTAGCCTATCTTGACCCTTCCTTCGAGGCTATGATCCGTTGCCAGCTTAACTTTGCTCAAGAAGGATACGAAAGACTCTCAGGCGTACAGAGATACTTTGCTGACAATATTCGAGATGACTATGCCAACGGCGCGCTCGATGCTCAGGTGGAGACAGtgttggaagaaatgaaggaacTGGCCATCTTTGGGCAATAAGGGAAGAGGCTTTTGGCGATTAGATTGGAGCCTTGTTGTAAATTTGGATGTCATATAACAAGTATATTAATAACCGATCCTAAAGACCTGTAAAGCAGCGAATCGTGGAGTGAAGTATCTCAGCGTGGAGAGATGGTTCTTCATGGAGTAAAAGCCTGTAGATCTGCTTTGAGGGACATATCAAAGACTTGGTATCATCGTTCGAAATTATCATGTTTGAGCCAGGAATCATTTCTGTTAAAGAGGCCGACGGGAGACCCATGTCTGTGTCTTCTTTCGCAGGGGATGGCCATTACATCAAGGACACTTACTATCCTGTCCAGTCCTACTTTTACTTAGGAAATCGTCTCTACTTGAAATGGTCACTTGCTCTGATTTGCTTGTAATAGAGCCCACTTTATGTCGTCATTCGTCAAGCTAAATAGAGAATATTATTCATTGTATTGCTCTTTCGTATACACTGTTGCTAAACCATTTTCTAATCGACGGGATCAAACCGTGgaacttctttcttctcctgtcGTCTCCCTATTCCTCGCCAGCCTGCTCTAACtttgttccttcttttcgtcAATGGCTTTGATTATTCCGGTCTTCTACGTTTCTGCGCCTTGATATACTATCCTGATAGCTCCCAGCAACTTAGTTATCCATTCACTTGATCGAAGCACTCAAAACAAAAGGCCGGCACGTATATCGATACGCGTTTCAGCAGTCCGATCACACATGAAACGCAAATGATCCGTGCGCCAGAACTCAGTTACCGCTTagcattctcttccttgcaCCAAACAAAAGGCAGCAAGCAGCAAAGATGCAAAGACAATGAGACACCTTGCAGAGGAAACGAAATCGATAGAAGTTAGGCGCGATGGAATCCGCTAGAAAACGCTTttatccttccttctttggaAACTGGGATGGATACTGATTCGGCTAAAAGAAACATGCATAGGAAGAACCCAGATAAAGTGCTAACAGTATGTATCTGTGTCGTCTTTGACAATAACGACCTTGCACTGACATTAAGTGGGTCAGCATCTCCTGCTGACGACTGACAACTGACTTAACCAAGTAGCAAAGACCAAAGCGTATGAAACTTTTAGCTTTGCGATAGACGAGCGAAAGAATTCGTGAGTCAACATCCTTCCCGGACATTTCAACATGATACACTCAGCGACCCTTGATCGGAAGAT
This DNA window, taken from Cryptococcus deuterogattii R265 chromosome 3, complete sequence, encodes the following:
- a CDS encoding transcriptional activator; this translates as MGRKKIEIRPLTDERNRNVTFLKRKAGLMKKAWELSVLCAADVSIIIFSAAGKAFEFSSKELDSEIGRYLDYEGMIERRRAAEFAAMALAGEDDDDDDDDDSSRKGSTSKSKTAAAINGNPPPTRSLKGKEVFKHRTVRPSEDRKRKRQDRRQRRKTELSEKRSFIDEIISGGESDSEEEVKPRRRSNVAHEQNRKHMSGQREEDELTDDMPHAARQSLDGLQYALSMYASQPTPERNAPGHRSPHAEFLASAGSSSQTPLTAPPIHRHSSDTIPYSMTNPLAAPMQSSLGVPQLAIHPSYPHSPNGHPGYLGYPGSLFGVQAPYLSRQPFAGAPQPPPYYAARGPGSHAAEPPMAGVPAQMPGSQPIQWDQNLLARYAEFQLQQNHQRQQRILLEKQRQQLAELGVPLDEKNLLDEIFGGVGAGRSGSGNAGTFGAGSGSVPLAGLGNTASDGREEGNSLEFIWPLGNNAAAAPSGDEDRNDVSSHSAAAAHQRQGGYGKQQRAQQQKAGWGFDGAGFEGMEEGASGSGVGLPSPVSAGAGGGRKYSVDEERMSNRTKV
- a CDS encoding cytochrome c oxidase assembly protein subunit 11; the encoded protein is MASLAKFSSRAALSAFSCPTCTPRVIRPRSNFLLPVRKYSTFPSPKNAASSVGSRAQPRITAEEARRAVEAARQRMYQERAKKNRSIMLYSAGSLFLALGITYAAVPLYRAFCSATGFAGTPMTDTSRFTPDRLYVTPETEGRKRITVHFQSSSAESLPWKFEPVTKSVRVLPGETALAFYTAKNYGDKDLIGIATYNITPDKIAPYFAKVECFCFEEQRIRAGEEVDLPVFFFIDRDIVDEPQLDNLDDVVLNYTFFRARRNDMGHAVPDAPEDVIQKSQGFENYELAKKA
- a CDS encoding 20S proteasome subunit alpha 1, which gives rise to MSRSSYDRYLTIFSPEGRLYQVEYAFKAISSAGITAVAIRGKDTSVVITQRKVPDKLLDPETITHLFQITPTIGCVMTGLIADARAQVQRTRSEAAQFRYKYGYEITPESLAKRMANINQVYTQRAGMRPLGISMILIGPDDERGPQLFKLDPAGYFTGYKATSSGQKQTEAANYLEKRWKTLEAEKKDLDRAGVIEMAIECLSSICATDFKASEIEIGISSLSPDEKHIDGQGGRFRQMDERERDEWLVRVGEKD